The Solanum pennellii chromosome 11, SPENNV200 genome contains a region encoding:
- the LOC107004490 gene encoding 40S ribosomal protein S17-like: MGRVRTKTVKKSSRQVIERYYSKMTLDFHTNKKILEEVAIIPSKRLRNKIAGFSTHLMKRIQKGPVRGISLKLQEEERERRMDFVPDESAIKTDLIEVDKETLDMLSALGMSDLPGVVKQAAEPQAVAALPTFGRGAGGFGRKY, from the coding sequence ATGGGTCGTGTACGTACCAAGACCGTGAAGAAGTCATCCAGACAGGTAATTGAGAGGTACTACTCCAAGATGACCTTGGATTTCCACACCAACAAGAAGATATTGGAGGAAGTTGCCATTATTCCTTCAAAGCGTCTCCGCAACAAGATTGCTGGGTTCTCCACCCACCTTATGAAGCGTATTCAGAAGGGACCTGTTAGAGGCATCTCCCTGAAATTGCAAGAGGAGGAACGTGAGAGACGTATGGACTTTGTTCCTGATGAGTCTGCCATTAAGACCGATCTGATTGAGGTCGACAAGGAGACCCTTGACATGCTTTCAGCTCTTGGCATGTCTGACCTTCCCGGCGTTGTCAAGCAGGCTGCAGAACCACAAGCAGTAGCAGCTCTCCCAACCTTTGGTCGCGGTGCTGGTGGTTTTGGCAGGAAATACTAA
- the LOC107004489 gene encoding pentatricopeptide repeat-containing protein At5g04780, mitochondrial: protein MKALQRYNFFNLCNARRRNLSSVADATLHKSDDEEHSVIGESKNSIILPYLHRAVQECAKQRTAINGKSVHAQIIKCGYEADILTTNMLINMYAKCGIVDFARKVFDEMSQRSLVSWNTLMGSYIQSRDEDEALRLFVRMQREGSQVSGFTVSGVLCACAAKFAVLESKQLHGFAIKVSAESNVFVSTALLDVYAKCGLMKDAFRVFDSMNERNEVTWSSMVAGYVQNELYEEAIMFFHRLQKSGIEHNQFILSSVISACAAMAALLEGNETHAIVWKTGFGANVYVASSLVDLYARCGSVDEAYIVFSNAEVKNDVIWNSMISGFARNARSLDAMTLFEKMQLVGFFPNERTYVSVLSACSHMGLVDKGRIYFDKMKKEHNLSPNVYHYSCMVDILGRKGLVEEAKDLIENMPFAATASMWGSVLASCRVCGNVEVAEIAAKHLFELEPNNAGNHVLLSNIYASKKRWGDVASTRKLLKDSEAKKERGKSWIQIKDKVHTFMVGERNHPSIIEVYSRLDELLVGMEKLGYKGETEHDLHDVEVSRKHEFLRHHSEKLAFTYGLMCLPSNAPIRIMKNLRICGDCHSFMKFASKVTRREIIVRDVNRFHHFTNGSCSCGEFW, encoded by the coding sequence ATGAAAGCCTTACAAagatacaattttttcaatCTCTGTAATGCTCGCCGGAGAAATTTATCCTCCGTCGCCGATGCTACACTTCATAAATCCGACGATGAAGAACACAGCGTTATTGGGGAATCCAAAAATTCAATTATTCTACCATATTTGCACCGGGCAGTACAAGAATGTGCGAAACAGAGGACTGCAATAAATGGAAAATCGGTGCATGCCCAGATTATAAAATGTGGATATGAAGCTGATATATTGACAACAAACATGCTCATCAATATGTATGCAAAGTGCGGCATTGTTGATTTTGCTCGCAAGGTGTTCGACGAAATGTCTCAGAGAAGTCTTGTTTCATGGAACACACTAATGGGTTCGTATATACAGAGCAGAGATGAAGATGAAGCTTTGCGTCTTTTCGTTCGAATGCAAAGGGAAGGTAGTCAGGTTAGTGGGTTTACTGTTTCAGGTGTTCTTTGTGCTTGTGCTGCTAAGTTTGCTGTTTTAGAAAGTAAACAATTGCATGGTTTTGCTATTAAGGTATCAGCGGAATCTAATGTTTTTGTGTCAACTGCTTTGCTTGATGTTTATGCTAAATGTGGGTTGATGAAAGATGCTTTTCGTGTTTTTGATTCTATGAATGAGAGAAATGAGGTTACTTGGAGTTCAATGGTTGCTGGATATGTTCAAAATGAGTTATATGAGGAGGCTATAATGTTTTTTCATAGGCTACAAAAGTCCGGGATAGAGCATAATCAGTTTATTCTTTCTTCGGTTATATCTGCTTGTGCTGCGATGGCTGCTTTGTTAGAAGGGAACGAAACGCATGCTATAGTATGGAAAACGGGTTTTGGTGCCAATGTTTATGTGGCTTCATCTCTTGTGGACTTATATGCAAGATGTGGAAGTGTTGACGAAGCGTATATTGTTTTTTCAAATGCTGAGGTGAAGAATGATGTAATATGGAATTCAATGATTTCTGGCTTTGCTAGAAATGCACGGTCTTTAGACGCTATGACGTTGTTTGAGAAAATGCAGTTAGTGGGATTTTTCCCGAATGAAAGGACTTACGTCTCTGTGTTATCTGCTTGTAGTCATATGGGTCTTGTTGACAAGGGGCGGATATATTTTGACAAGATGAAGAAAGAACATAACTTGTCTCCCAATGTATATCATTATTCATGTATGGTTGACATTCTTGGTAGAAAAGGTTTGGTTGAAGAAGCTAAGGATTTAATAGAAAATATGCCGTTTGCTGCAACTGCTTCCATGTGGGGTTCTGTCTTGGCCTCTTGCAGGGTGTGTGGAAATGTTGAGGTGGCTGAAATTGCTGCTAAGCATTTGTTCGAGCTCGAGCCTAATAATGCTGGGAACCACGTCTTGCTTTCAAACATATATGCTTCCAAGAAAAGGTGGGGTGACGTTGCATCAACAAGAAAGCTTCTTAAAGACAGTGAAGCGAAGAAAGAAAGAGGCAAGAGTTGGATACAGATAAAAGACAAGGTTCACACGTTCATGGTCGGGGAAAGAAATCATCCAAGCATTATAGAGGTTTATTCAAGATTGGATGAATTGTTGGTAGGTATGGAGAAGTTAGGTTACAAAGGTGAAACCGAACACGATCTGCATGATGTGGAAGTGAGCAGAAAACATGAGTTTCTGAGACATCATAGTGAGAAGCTTGCTTTTACATATGGATTGATGTGTTTGCCCTCAAATGCTCCTATAAGAATTATGAAGAACCTCAGGATCTGCGGGGACTGTCATTCCTTCATGAAGTTTGCTTCAAAAGTAACACGGAGGGAAATCATCGTTAGAGATGTTAATCGTTTTCATCACTTTACTAATGGATCATGTTCATGTGGAGAATTTTGGTAA
- the LOC107005104 gene encoding cationic amino acid transporter 7, chloroplastic-like: METYGSSFTNVKSYLRALSDTPHRLARRACSVSTTFEETSRVRARSGGDMKRSLRWYDLVGFGVGGMVGAGVFVTSGRASNMCAGPAVVLSYAIAGFCALLSAFCYTEFAVDMPVAGGAFSYIRITFGEFLAFLTGANLIIDYVLSNAAVARSFTGYLCTALGISTESRLRIIVNGLPKGFNEIDIVAVLVVLALTVIICYSTRESSLLNMVLTVLHLVFIVFVIVIGFTRGETKNFREAGYENHASGFFPFGASGVFNGAAMVYLSYIGYDAVSTMAEEVRNPVKDIPAGVSGSVILVTVLYCLMAASMSMLLPYDMIDPDAPFSGAFMESDGWRWVSNVIGVGASFGILTSLLVAMLGQARYMCVIGRSSVVPAWFAKVHPKTSTPVNASVFLGICTAAIALFTDLQILLNLVSIGTLFVFYMVANAVIYKRYVSIGVTNPWPTLSFLFCFSLTSILFTLLWQFAPPGKPKAFMLGACTAIAIAVLQLFHYMVPQAQKPEFWGVPLMPWIPSMSIFLNIFLLGSLDRPSYVRFGFFSALAVLVYVLYSVHASFDAEEDGTLSQKSIELVKESIEVQDHTLRV; this comes from the exons ATGGAGACCTATGGCTCCTCTTTCACTAATGTCAAATCCTATCTCCGAGCACTTTCCGATACTCCACACCGGTTAGCTCGCCGGGCTTGTTCTGTCTCGACTACTTTCGAAGAAACAAGTCGAGTCAGAGCCAGGTCTGGTGGAGATATGAAACGGAGTCTCCGGTGGTACGACCTCGTCGGATTTGGCGTCGGCGGTATGGTTGGTGCCGGAGTATTTGTTACTTCCGGTCGTGCTAGCAATATGTGTGCTGGACCTGCTGTTGTTCTCTCTTACGCCATTGCTGGATTTTGTGCTCTGTTATCTGCTTTTTGCTACACTGAGTTCGCCGTCGATATGCCAGTTGCTGGCGGTGCTTTTAGCTATATTCGTATCACTTTCG GTGAATTTCTAGCGTTTTTGACCGGTGCGAATCTGATAATCGATTACGTACTATCAAATGCCGCGGTAGCGAGGAGTTTCACTGGTTATTTATGTACAGCTCTCGGTATATCCACCGAAAGTAGATTGAGAATCATCGTTAATGGATTACCGAAAGGATTCAATGAAATCGATATTGTTGCTGTTTTAGTAGTTTTAGCTCTCACCGTAATCATCTGCTACAG TACAAGAGAGAGTTCGTTGTTGAATATGGTGTTAACAGTGCTACATCTAGTGTTCATAGTATTCGTGATAGTAATTGGTTTTACCAGAGGAGAAACGAAGAATTTCAGAGAAGCAGGGTATGAGAATCATGCGAGTGGATTCTTCCCATTCGGTGCTTCAGGAGTGTTCAATGGAGCAGCAATGGTTTATCTGAGTTACATCGGGTACGACGCCGTTTCAACCATGGCTGAAGAGGTCAGAAATCCCGTTAAGGATATACCTGCCGGTGTCTCGGGTTCCGTTATACTCGTGACAGTCCTTTACTGCCTCATGGCTGCTTCAATGTCCATGCTCCTTCCTTATGATATG ATTGATCCAGATGCGCCATTTTCGGGGGCTTTTATGGAATCAGACGGGTGGAGATGGGTATCAAATGTGATAGGAGTTGGGGCTAGTTTCGGTATTTTAACATCTTTATTAGTGGCTATGTTGGGCCAAGCTCGATACATGTGCGTGATCGGACGGTCAAGCGTTGTCCCCGCTTGGTTTGCTAAGGTCCATCCTAAAACATCAACCCCTGTAAATGCTTCCGTTTTTCTCG GGATTTGTACAGCAGCAATTGCACTTTTCACTGATTTACAAATACTACTCAACCTTGTATCAATTGGTACACTGTTTGTATTTTACATGGTAGCAAATGCTGTTATTTACAAGCGTTACGTTTCTATTGGCGTAACAAATCCATGGCCTACACTATCATTCCTTTTTTGCTTCTCACTGACATCCATTTTATTCACCCTGTTATGGCAATTTGCACCACCAGGCAAGCCAAAAGCCTTCATGCTTGGTGCTTGTACTGCTATCGCCATTGCTGTATTACAACTCTTCCATTATATGGTACCACAAGCTCAAAAACCCGAGTTTTGGGGTGTCCCTTTAATGCCATGGATTCCTTCCATGTCCATCTTCCTCAATATATTCTTGTTAGGTTCACTTGATAGACCATCTTACGTTCGATTCGGATTCTTCTCAGCTCTCGCTGTTCTAGTTTATGTTCTCTACAGTGTTCATGCTAGTTTTGATGCTGAGGAAGATGGGACACTTAGTCAAAAGAGCATTGAACTAGTGAAGGAATCTATTGAAGTCCAGGACCATACTCTCAGAGTGTAA